The Conexivisphaerales archaeon genome includes the window GTCAATAACCTATAACGGCAGCCCAATATGCACACCTACAATCTGCCCAGGCGCCTGATTCCTTTCTATCTAAGGTGTCCCATTTAATGCAAGGTAACAGGAGCTACGGAGACCTTTTCTTCAAACCCGTTCTTGCAACTATGGCACTTACCGTCATAATCATACTTGTCAGCATCGCCTTTGAGCTGTATTCAAAATCAGGGGCAAGTATACAAAGATTTGGTCTTTCATTCCTTTGGAGCAGCAGCTGGGATGTTGCAAAGGAAGAATTTGGAGCATTACCTTTCATATACGGAACTCTGCTGACCTCTGCAATTGCTTTGCTGATAGGTCTTCCCGTAAGCCTTGGCGTTGCTATACTGCTCTCTGAGCTGATGCGTGGAATGGCTAGGTTCACAGCTGTCATAGGCATGTTCGTTGAACTGCTTGCTTCTGTTCCCAGCGTCATATACGGATTATGGGGCCTCTTCTTCCTGAGCCCTCTGGTGAGGACCTACGTAGAAGTGCCCCTACATAAGTATCTCGGATTCGTTCCTCTCTTCTCTTCTACCCCGTTCGGGCTCGATTTCTTCACAGCAGGTATTTTGCTGTCGATTATGATAATCCCTACAATCTCTTCGATAGCAAAGGGAGCTCTGGAAGCAGTGCCAGCCTATCAGAAGGAAGCGATGTACGCTCTAGGAGCCACAAAATGGGAGGTCATCGCCAAAGCGATATTGCCTTATGCAAAATCTGGCATATTCGCAGCTGCGATTCTGGGTCTGGCAAGAGCTGTAGGCGAGACGATGGCTGTCACGATGGTCATAGGCAACCAGCCTAGCATCTCGGCCTCTCTATTCTCAGGTGGCTACACCCTGGCAGCAGTTATAGCCAACCAGTTCACGGAGGCTACCGGCAGCCTTTACATATCTTCACTTATTGAAATAGGTCTTGTTCTTTTCCTGATTGCCCTAGCTATAAACGTCAGTGCCAGAGCGATCATTCTCAGGGTTGGTTATGCGAAGGGTATGAATATGAACGTTTGAGGTGTTGAAAGATGATTGCGCAGATAGGAAGGATTTCGGTTAAGAGAAGGCTCATAGATAGAACCATGCAAGCAGTGATAATTCTTTCGGCGATAGCAGCCATAACTCCTCTGGTTTTGATAATAGGTGAAGCTGCTGTTCAGGGACTGCCTGTGCTATCCTTCAGCTTCCTGATAAACCAGCCTGTACCTGTGGGGTATCAGGGAGGAGGTATAGGGCCGATGATACAGGGAACACTCGTGATGGTTTTGCTTGCTACTCTCATATCTTTTCCACTGGGATTGTGCGCAGGCATCTTCTTCTCCGAATGGCCAAATTCGAGACTTGCTCTTCTATCGAGCTTCTCCAACGATGTGCTTGCAGAATTCCCTTCGATGGTTATAGGGATATTCGTCTACATAATCGTTGTTCTGGCAACGGGCACGTTTTCTGCGCTTGCAGGAGGAGTAGCTCTTGGCATAATAATGGTCCCACTTGTGGCAAGGACGACAGAAGAAGGGCTGAAGTCTGTACCGCCTTCTGTCAGAGAAGCATCGATAGCTCTTGGCATACCTAGATGGAAGACTGTTTTCTATGTGGTCATCAGGTCTGCCAGAGGAATGCTGGTGACTGGAGCGATTCTCGCTGTTGCACGAGCTGCTGGAGAGACAGCACCCCTCATACTCACAGCAGGTTTCAGCAACGCATACGTCAGCGGACTGCTAAGGCCTGCCGGTTCCATTCCCTATCTGATCTACTACTACGGCATCTCGCCGTACCAGTCGTGGCATGCTATCGCCTGGGGGGCTTCTTTGGTTCTTGTTATGATAATAATGACAATCAGTCTGACCCTGCGACTTCTGGTCAGGGAAAAAGCAGGGGAATCGGGGTTGAAACATAGATGAACGAGCATTCTGTTGACCTTTTAAAATTGCGGTCTTCCGAAAATCTGGAATCAGTACAGCCTCCTTCAAAGATGGAAGTGGTCAACCTTTCGGCCGGATATGGTCTAAAGCCAGTGTTGAAAGACGTCAGTCTGAAGATTCAGGAAAGAAGCATAACTGCGATAATGGGTCCTTCGGGCTGCGGAAAGACGACCCTTCTTAGGTGTCTCAACAGACTCCATGAGCTCGGTCAATCTGCTTACGTAAACGGGAAGGTTCTGCTTGATGGCATAGACATCTACTCTGCAGGTGTGGACCCAGCATCTGTGAGGAGAAAGGTTGGAATGGTCTTTCAAAAGCCAAATCCCTTTCCCACGATGTCAGTCTTCGACAACGTTGTTGCAGGACTCAAGCTGACAGGTGTTAAGGACAAGAGGCTTCTGCAGGAGGTTGCCGAGAGGAGCCTCAGACTGGCCTTTCTCTGGGACGAGGTCAAAGATAGACTGGATGAGCCAGGAGTTGCCTTGTCAGGAGGGCAGCAGCAGAGGCTATGCATAGCCAGAGCTATAGCTGTACAGCCGGAAGTAATTCTGATGGATGAACCCTGCTCAGCCCTTGACCCTGTCGCAACGGCCAGGATAGAAGAGGCGATGGTCGAACTGAAGAAGGAATTCACGATAGTTCTTGTGACACACAATATGCAGCAGGCAGCCAGGGTATCTGACTACACAGCCTTTCTGTACATGGGGGAAGTGATAGAATACGGTCCAACGAACCTAATATTCGAGAACCCTCAGCACGAGCTGACTGAGAGGTACATCACGGGCAAATTTGGGTAGTGACTGATTTATGACCAGACTGATAGATATAGGTCTTGAAAGGATTTCGCAGATGGTTCTGCTGATGGCGGAGATAGCTCAAAAGACAGTTGATACTTCTGTAGAAGCGTACCTGAGGGGAAAGGAACAGATGGAGAAGGTGGATGCTTGGTCTCATGAGTTGAGAAACCTTCAGGAAGAGATTGCAGAACTTGCACTAGAGGTTATTGCAAGGTACCAGCCTGTAGCCTCCGACCTGAGATACGTGAGGGCTTGTATGGAGATTGCTTATGGCTTCTCCAGGTTCGGCAGGTATGCGTATGATATCGCTCAGGTCTTGCATATATGGCCCGATTTGACAGGATGCAACAAAAATGAAATTGAGAGTATGGCAAGGATTGTTAGCCAGATGATAAGAACAAGCGTGAAAGCCTTTGCGGATAGGGATGCGAGGCTTGGGGTTGAGGCCTTCAGGATGGATGACGAAGTTGATGCAATAATGAAGCAGGCACTTGAAAGGATAGCTTCAAACCTGAGTCCTGATGCTAGATGTGACATACCCCAGCTTCTTGTCATGAGATACCTGGAAAGAATAGCAGACCATGCAGCTTACATAGGCGAAGCAGTATCCTACGTCGTAACAGGCACACCAACCCCAAGGCTGTAGCATCTCTGCTCTTCTGCTCGTGTCGTTGTCGTGCAAGTTTCCCCTGTAATCAGGAAACATTCTGCTTCGTGGCTAACGAAACATGCAGAAAACCTCTCTTTGGAAAGATGTCCCACCTCATACTTTTCATCATGTTAACGCCTAGAATGAAATCAACCTTTGTGCCGAGAACATCCTCCAACCATGTCAGGTCAAGGACCAGAAACTTTGCAGCTTTCCTCGTTAGACCAGCTATACTGAAAGAGGAGCACGTGAAAGTTTTCATCTTCCTCTTTCCTCCGGCAGGGTCTGTGACCATAACCATGCCAGTTTCATGAATTTCACTTTTCAGCTCAGCCTCCACCCTCAAATTTAAGATGGAATATCCTGCACCAGTATCGAAGAGAGAATTGAGTTGCATATGGCTTAGGCAGAGGGGGAAGAAACATAAACCGCCTGCCATCTGAACATCAACCTTTCTTGCGCCAGGATGGCGCCTTGGAGTTTCCCCAACCATACCATATTCAAAATCGAACGATATTCCTTCGAACGAGTAAAGCAGGTCGGCACCTATAGTCATCTCAGGAGCGGTTGAATATTTCTCCAACGAACTCTTGGACAGTATATTGACATCAACATTTCTGAATTCTCTGCCCAGGAACCTCAGTAGCATGACCCTTCCCGCTGTTGTAACAGAACTTCCTATTGCAGCAGCAACCCTCCTTTCCCTGACAGCTAAAGGCCTGATCTTGCTTTCAGGATAAATGAACGACCTTTGCGCACCAGTATCCAGCTGGGCGTAAACTCTTCTGCCATCAGCCTCCGCGTAACTGAAGATCGCAAAGTTGTCGACGTAAAACTTCTGCTTCAAACCACAACCAGCTCATCATTGGTCTCTTATCAGAAATCACCTGAAACGTCTCAGAAGGATGTAGACAATTGCTGAGAGTATGATACCTCCAGCTATCCAGCTGGGCATAGACCAGTAGGCTGCCTGACCGAGCGAAACTGCAAAGATTGCTGATGGAACAAGATACGTAAGGTAGCCTCTAACCCTATCGTCCTTGTTTTCATCTGATGGCTGAGCAGAGGAAGTGTCTGCGTTGAAAAGAAGCATCAAGTTATTGGCAAGCTTTTTGCCCATAGGTGTCAGTCTCCAGACCACACCATCAGGCATATCCAGCCTTTCAACCAGCTGTGCGTTGACAAAGCTGTCAACTGCCCTGTATATCGTTGTAGGAGATTCTGAAAACCTTCTTAGCACTTCGCTCGGTCTTTTTCCATCTCCTATGAAGAACAGCAACTCAACTCTAGCTTTAGTTCTTATTGCAGAAGCTATCTGGGCTATCCTTTCAGCCTCGTTATGCTGCATTCTCTGTTCTTCCTTCGCCCCCTCGCCCTCTTGATACAACACTGCCTAATGTGCATCAACTCAATATATGCCTTACTGAACTGAACTCAGGCCTGCCTCAAGCCTTAACATTGTTAACTGCTTTCCTTCTAACAATGAGTAAAGGCAGGGAGCAGACAAAGATGAACGGTATCAGTGGTATTCCGTCTGCTGGCTGCACAATTTGAGCGTAGAGGTAAGGTGTCTGCATGGTTATGAGGCCCCAAAACAGCAACAGATATCTGCTTCTGCTCTTCTCCATAAAGAAGGTATATGCAATGGAGAGAACGATTAGGTCA containing:
- the pstC gene encoding phosphate ABC transporter permease subunit PstC is translated as MQGNRSYGDLFFKPVLATMALTVIIILVSIAFELYSKSGASIQRFGLSFLWSSSWDVAKEEFGALPFIYGTLLTSAIALLIGLPVSLGVAILLSELMRGMARFTAVIGMFVELLASVPSVIYGLWGLFFLSPLVRTYVEVPLHKYLGFVPLFSSTPFGLDFFTAGILLSIMIIPTISSIAKGALEAVPAYQKEAMYALGATKWEVIAKAILPYAKSGIFAAAILGLARAVGETMAVTMVIGNQPSISASLFSGGYTLAAVIANQFTEATGSLYISSLIEIGLVLFLIALAINVSARAIILRVGYAKGMNMNV
- the pstA gene encoding phosphate ABC transporter permease PstA, whose amino-acid sequence is MIAQIGRISVKRRLIDRTMQAVIILSAIAAITPLVLIIGEAAVQGLPVLSFSFLINQPVPVGYQGGGIGPMIQGTLVMVLLATLISFPLGLCAGIFFSEWPNSRLALLSSFSNDVLAEFPSMVIGIFVYIIVVLATGTFSALAGGVALGIIMVPLVARTTEEGLKSVPPSVREASIALGIPRWKTVFYVVIRSARGMLVTGAILAVARAAGETAPLILTAGFSNAYVSGLLRPAGSIPYLIYYYGISPYQSWHAIAWGASLVLVMIIMTISLTLRLLVREKAGESGLKHR
- the pstB gene encoding phosphate ABC transporter ATP-binding protein PstB; this encodes MNEHSVDLLKLRSSENLESVQPPSKMEVVNLSAGYGLKPVLKDVSLKIQERSITAIMGPSGCGKTTLLRCLNRLHELGQSAYVNGKVLLDGIDIYSAGVDPASVRRKVGMVFQKPNPFPTMSVFDNVVAGLKLTGVKDKRLLQEVAERSLRLAFLWDEVKDRLDEPGVALSGGQQQRLCIARAIAVQPEVILMDEPCSALDPVATARIEEAMVELKKEFTIVLVTHNMQQAARVSDYTAFLYMGEVIEYGPTNLIFENPQHELTERYITGKFG
- a CDS encoding phosphate uptake regulator PhoU, with translation MTRLIDIGLERISQMVLLMAEIAQKTVDTSVEAYLRGKEQMEKVDAWSHELRNLQEEIAELALEVIARYQPVASDLRYVRACMEIAYGFSRFGRYAYDIAQVLHIWPDLTGCNKNEIESMARIVSQMIRTSVKAFADRDARLGVEAFRMDDEVDAIMKQALERIASNLSPDARCDIPQLLVMRYLERIADHAAYIGEAVSYVVTGTPTPRL
- a CDS encoding pepsin/retropepsin-like aspartic protease family protein, whose protein sequence is MKQKFYVDNFAIFSYAEADGRRVYAQLDTGAQRSFIYPESKIRPLAVRERRVAAAIGSSVTTAGRVMLLRFLGREFRNVDVNILSKSSLEKYSTAPEMTIGADLLYSFEGISFDFEYGMVGETPRRHPGARKVDVQMAGGLCFFPLCLSHMQLNSLFDTGAGYSILNLRVEAELKSEIHETGMVMVTDPAGGKRKMKTFTCSSFSIAGLTRKAAKFLVLDLTWLEDVLGTKVDFILGVNMMKSMRWDIFPKRGFLHVSLATKQNVS
- a CDS encoding MarR family winged helix-turn-helix transcriptional regulator, giving the protein MYQEGEGAKEEQRMQHNEAERIAQIASAIRTKARVELLFFIGDGKRPSEVLRRFSESPTTIYRAVDSFVNAQLVERLDMPDGVVWRLTPMGKKLANNLMLLFNADTSSAQPSDENKDDRVRGYLTYLVPSAIFAVSLGQAAYWSMPSWIAGGIILSAIVYILLRRFR